The Epinephelus moara isolate mb unplaced genomic scaffold, YSFRI_EMoa_1.0 scaffold2210, whole genome shotgun sequence DNA segment tcagttcTTTCTTCACCTTAAACTTCTTCATCAGAGCCATCCTGGACAACCTGCAGAGAAACAAGATAGGTCTTTacactcactgacacacagacaggctcagagacagacagacaggctgaaaatggacagacagagacaaacagacagagaaacaggctgaaagacagatagacagacagacagacaggctgagagacagacagacacacagacagacagacagacagacacagagagacagactgagagacacacagtgagacagacagacagacagacagacagacagacacacacagagagacacacagacagacagacacacagacagacacacacacacacacacagactgagagacacttggtgtttattttgtgtctttacttGGTGTtcacttgtctttttttccatctttaCTCTGCAGGTAAACATATTTTCATCACAGAGGAGCAGCATAAAGAGTGGATGGCTGTGAAGAAACGTCTGCGGACCCCTCCGAGAGCTGTTCCAAGACCTCAGGTGGGTTCACGTCCTTCCTGTCGCTCTGCGTCCACAGTAGAGTTCACATTCAGCCAGCAGTCCTGTTACCATGTCAGCAGAAACCAGGTATCTGTAACCACCTGATCCAGAGGGGTAtcccaggtaggaggttcaacaaactcaaAATCCTCTTCCGGCGTAAAGCATTGCGAATTAATTCTGCCTCGATATCGATGGGATTTCCTACATACGGACAGCCCATGTCTGTCTGACAGCTTGCTTCAGGGTCGGCAGTAGGGAGGAGACAGGATGAAATCAGGGTTTCTTATAGAAAACCTGCCAGtgagcaggttaggttcacagtgtcagttg contains these protein-coding regions:
- the LOC126387117 gene encoding sodium channel protein type 4 subunit alpha B-like isoform X2, encoding MYAAVDSRWVESQPVYENSPYMYMFFICFIIISSFFTLNFFIRAILDNLQRNKIGKHIFITEEQHKEWMAVKKRLRTPPRAVPRPQVGSRPSCRSASTVEFTFSQQSCYHVSRNQVSVTT
- the LOC126387117 gene encoding sodium channel protein type 4 subunit alpha B-like isoform X1: MYAAVDSRWVESQPVYENSPYMYMFFICFIIISSFFTLNFFIRAILDNLQRNKSAGKHIFITEEQHKEWMAVKKRLRTPPRAVPRPQVGSRPSCRSASTVEFTFSQQSCYHVSRNQVSVTT